The Chryseobacterium geocarposphaerae genomic sequence TTGGAATAATCGAATTTTTCTTTGATCAGCTGTGATCTTTTTTCAAGAAAATCAAATATACCCATGAAAAATCCATTAACATTAAGTCGGGCAGATTGGTTTACCTTTCCTGTATTAAAATCGTTTTTTACCCCTTCTATGTGATCAAAATTTTCATCTAAAAAGTTAACCAGGTCTAAATTTTCAGATTTTTTCAGCCATAGCTTCTGTTCATTTTCGTCATGAAAAATTCTGTGGATAGGAGCTTCTATTAAATAATTCTTTCCTGTATAAGTTTCAATCTCCTTTAATGAATCTTTTAAAAAATCTATTTGTTCCTGGGCTTTCCAAAAAGTAGTAAACTTTTTTAAAACTACCGGGTTAATAATGCCTGCAGAGACCTGCGACGCACTTTTTTTTCCTTCAGAGAAAATCACAAAAGATTTATTGTTTTTAATCAATTGATGTGCTAAAAAAACACCTGCATATCCGTCACCAACAATTATATAGTCTACTTTTTTCATATTAAAATCTTCTTAAAGGCCTCGTCTTCTACGTAAGTGCTTCATCATTCCCTTTATAACTAAGGGTACAATTTCAGAATAAAAAAACCTGAGTAAAAATACTCAGGTTTTATATATGAATCAAATGAAATATTAATAATTCCACAATTCGTTTTCCATTTCAAGAATCTGTCCTTTGATTCTATCACTTTCTTCAATTTGTTCTTCAGCATTCCTAGGGACATAATCCTTAATGGTTCCATCTCCTAAACCGCTTGATGACTTATAGATTATAGAAGAGAATCTTCTTGCGTTAATGATATCATCGAAAGACAAATCAGCCGCTGAATTTTTTCTGTTGAAAACGTAATTATTTGCTAAAATATCTCTTGCCTTTGGATAGTATACCCAGAATAGATCTACAAGATCATTAGCTCCTTCCATAAGTTTTCCTTCAGCATCTAGTCTACCGATAGATGTTGGATCTGGTCCCATTGCAGCAATTCCAAGAGGTCTGTATTTCATTTGGCCATCTCTCTTATCAATAAACCACATACCCATGATTTTCAACACTTTAACTTTATCGGTTGTTGTTCTAATATGGTCAATTAGTCTTTTCTTCTCATCTTCAGTAAGTTGTCTTCCTGAATTTAAAATATCAATTGCCTCTTCATCCATTCTTACACTCTCCAATTTTTTCTGAAGAGCTTCCTTGCCTAATTTTGTAGTAAAATTCTCGTCATCATAAACCTCTTCAATTTGGCCATCCATTGCAGCATCTAAAAGAATTTGATAAAGAGATCTAGTATTTTTAGAAAGTAGTCCGTCCGGATTATCATAGTAGAATGGTTGATTAATTTTATCATTCAAATCTATAATTTCCCATACAAACATACTTTTTAATACGTCTTTATCATCTACAAAACCGTACTCTAGTGGCTTTACTTTATTACTAATAACAGTATCTCCCACTTTTCTCATATTTTCAGCTCTCATCTGTCTGAATTCTTCCGGAGAAGAAGCATTTAGAATAGTCTGAGAAAATGCAAACCCAGAAGCTAAAACTAGTAGACTGCTAATATATTTTTTCATAATATGAATTTACAAATTAATCTTATTGAACATTGATAGTTACTGGTGAAATTTCTTTCAATCTTTGATTTCCTAAACCAGTTGCCGTAGCTTGGATATCATAGATTTGTACAACATCACCCGGTCTAAGATTTCTCAATAAACCTTCTGCGGAAGACAATCCACTACCTTGGATCATTGTACCTGCTCTACCTGGTAACTTCAATATGAAGCTATTTACTGTAAATGATACAGGGAAATCAAAATCTGGTAAAGTAGCTGTAACAATCTGATTTGGAATCGAAGTTGCCGGCATAAAATTAACAGCTTTACCTCTAATTTGCCCCTGCGGTCTAGGAATTCCTTTGATTCTGTATTCAAATACTTGAGATACAACTTTACCACTAGGCTCCCTTCCAGAAAGCGTCAGCTGAATAACATTTCCTGATTGTGGAGTAACATTCCATTTACCATTTCCTGTACTCTTAACAATTGCACCACCAGAAGCCGACAATGATAATTTAGCATTATCAGCACCTAAGATAGATCCAGACACTGGGTTTTCTAAACCTCTATACATTACATTCATCTTATCAGCAGAAAGTAATAATCCTTTTTCAAGTTTTACTTCTTGCGGACCTGCGATTACATTATAAGTATGAGTCCAGGTGAAGGGTTGTGCTTTTCCGCTAGCATCAGTTAATGTAATTACACCACCAATTTTATGTTCTCCTAATCCTCCAGTATTTAAAGGAAGGAACCCTTTACCATTTTCCTGTCTGCTAACACCACTGATGTTAATCTTATTACTATTAGAATAGTTACCTAACATTACAACAGCTTCAGCTTTATTACCTGCAACGATATCCGTTGGAGCAGAAACAATAGCTTCATAACTAGTGAATTTGATACTCGCATCTACTTTCTCCTGAAGCATTAATGCCAATGCATCAGACTGTACGTTTCTTGCATCATTCTGGATAATTCCTAAATTAGAAATCGCTGCAATAAGCGGTTGGTGATAGAATTTATTCTGAAACCAAGTTTTTCCGTTCGGAGATTTTCCTTGAGGATATTCTGCAATTAAAGAAGTATTTGCTCTTTCAACCAATTTTGCCAAGTGTTGATCTCTTCCAAATGTATTATTGATATAATTTCTTACATCATCAATTTTAGCTTTTAATGCCAAAGCTTTTTTTGACGGACTGTTTTCGTCTCCTCCGTTGAAGAAGTATTCTGTAGTCGCTTCGTTATTATTCAATGCAGAGAAGTTCTCACTTACATCCATGTCTTTCCCGCTCTCATCTTTATCGTGGAATTCTGAATGTTTTTTAAGTGTAGTTTTTACTTCTTCTGCCTCTTTTACCAAACCGTCAATTTTATCTCTCAATATTTGATATTGTGCCCAAGGTTCTGCATAAGTATCAGGAACCTGCTGAGCTTTAGCCTCAAGTGTCTTTTCGAAGATATCCTTGTTCTTTTGCTCCGTTAGGTTACGGGTTTGGTTAAGAGATATTGTAGAGTCATAAAACGACCTGATAATTTCAACATCAATGTTTAGGGCCATCATCGCGATGAACACCAAATACATTAGGTTGATCATCTTCTGACGTGGAGTCTGTTTTCCTTTTGCCATTCTCTTTTCTTTTGTTTGATTAAATAATTAAAATTTAGAAATGGTTAAGAAATTAAGACTTCATCGCAGTTAACATACCGCCATAAACTCTATTCAAATTATTTAAATTAGACGTTAAGCCTTGTAACTCTTGGTTGAATTTTGCAGATTGTTCAGCAGATTTTTGCATATCTTCAACATATTTGTTTGCAAATTCTGATTGTCTCTTTCCGCTTTCCAACTGCATTGCGTAAAGAGCATTCATACTCTCCATATGTTGAGCAGCTTTATTCAACTGTTCATTATATTTATGAGTAGAAGCAGATACGTCTACTGTTTGGTTGATCTGATCTACAGAGTTTGAAAATTTATCGATTCCTGCTCTTAATCTATCAAATAGTTGAACATCAAGTTTAGCATCCTGTAACATTTTGTCAAGTTTACCAGAAAGCGAGTTTTCAAGTTCTGCTATATGATTATTATTTCTAGTAGAAACATTAGAATGTAACGGGTTAGGATTTGCATGCTTATCTAATAATTCAGGATAAACATTTTCCCAAGCATAAGACTCTTCATTTTTCGGTGGATCGAAGGCAAAAATGATGAAGATGATAGCTTCAGTAATAAGTCCTACTGTAAGAGCAATATTACCATTAATAGGTCCCAGTGTAATGTGAGTAATTTTAAGCCAAGCTCCAAGAATTACAATTGCAGCACCGAATGAATAGAAGAAATTCATCCAAGCATCTTTAGTCTTAAACATATAAGTTAGTTTTTTTTAATGTTAGTGTAAATTAGTTTTATTGGTTTTTATCTGTTTATTTTTCTTGGCTTTACTGCAGCTTCAGGGATATCCTGTACTGTTCTAAATCCAATATAACTTCTTGCAGAATCTTTTCTTTCCCAATCTCTCATACCTGTCATCAACATATACCCTACATCTTTCCAAGAACCTCCTCTTACAGATTTTCTAGTATCTGATTTATCTTTAGTAGATGGGTTAAGCGTAGATGTAAACACTGCAGATGAATTATTGTATCCTGATTCTGTCCATTCAGCTACGTTTCCAGCCATATCATATAAACCGAATCCGTTCTTTTTGAATTTCTTTACAGGAGCAGTGTATGTATAAGTACCTTTTTTCTCATCCTCCATGTAATTACCTCGTTTTGGCTTGAAGTTTGCAAGATAACAACCTCTGTCATCCATTAAATAAGGGCCTCCCCAAGGATAAGCTGCATTTTCTTTTCCTCCTTTTGCAGCATATTCCCATTCAACTTCTGTAGGAAGTCTGAAAATCAAAGGTCTTTGTTTTCTTCTTTTTAAGCTTTCGTTGTAATCAGATTTTAGTTTAGTTCTGAAGTTACAATAGGCTCTTGCCTGATCCCAAGTTACTCCAACTACAGGATAGTCTTTATATGCCTTATGCCAGAAGTATTGTTCAAATAATGGCTCGTTATAAGTAAAGTGGAAATCTTTTACCCAAACTGTTGTATCAGGATAGATTGCAATACTTTCTCTTTTTAAATAATTTGCTCCTCTTTCATTATCAGCAATAGCTGCATCCGTATCTCCCCACTGATAAGTATATTTTAATTTACTTACATCAAGGATTCTTTCGTTTCCTATTCTAGAAGAAGCTGGCAAATACATCGATTCTAAAACCTCTGCATATTCTACATCCGGATACTTTGATGTATTCCAATGCAATGGAATTTTCCAGTCTAATTTCTTACTCGCATCGTAGCTTCCGTCATTTCCGCCACCTTGGCCTTCTATATATTCTTGATATGGTGTTAAGTTGTCTTCTTTTTTAGCTAAGTAAGCATAGTCTCCGATACTAGCTCCTTTACCTTTCCCATCACCTCCTTCACCTGCTGCTTCAGCAAGTAATGTTCTAGCGATAGAGTCTCTTACATAATTAATGAACAGTCTGTATTCTGCATTAGTAGTTTCAGCTTCATCCATGAAGAAAGAAGAAACTGTTGTTGTTTTCAATGGTGCTTTTTCAGCAGAATTTGTTGGATCCTGATCTGCCATACCCGCAATAAACGAGCCGGCAGGAATTGCAACCATACCATAAGGTCTTTCCGCAACAAATGATTTTGCTTTTTCTCTTGGTATCAATTCTCCTTTCGTTCCTGGTTTCCCTACAGAAGAAGTACCACCACCTGAACAAGATACCGACGCTACTGACGCAGACAATAATAAAAGAAATATCCTTTTCATGTTAATTTTTATAATTAAGCCGTAAATATATAATTTTTTTAAGAAACTTTTAAGATTTTTTTTGAAATAACGGAAGAAATCTAAATTTATTTTATTTACACCAAATTTTTATTCCACAGTTACAGATTTTGCAAGGTTTCTTGGCTGGTCTACATTTGCACCTCTATACACTGCAATATAATATGCTAATAACTGTAAAGGTACTGATGCAACAATTGGTGAGAAGCATTCTGATGTTTCAGGAATTTCAATAACATAATCTGCCATTTCACTTACCTGAGTATCTCCTTTATTCACAACAGCAATAATTTTTCCTTTTCTTGCTTTAATTTCCTGAACGTTGCTTACAATTTTATCATAATGTCCCTTCTTAGGAGCAATAATAACGATTGGCATATTTTCATCAATTAAGGCAATCGGACCATGTTTCATTTCTGCTGCAGGATATCCCTCTGCATGAATATAAGAGATTTCTTTTAACTTCAATGCCCCTTCTAATGCTGCAGGATAGTTATATCCTCTTCCTAAATACAGGAAGTTGGTAGCGGTAACAAAATCTTTTGCTATATTTTGAACTAATTCGTGCGTTGAGCTTAGAACATCTTCAATTTTTTTAGGAATAGCATCCAGCTCAGCAATTAAACTCATAAAATCTGCGTTTCCTAAGTTTCCGTTATGTTTACCTAATTTAAATGCTATTAAAGTAAGAATAGTTAACTGTGCAGTAAAAGCTTTTGTTGAAGCAACTCCGATTTCAGGACCTGCATGGGTATATGAACCTGCATCTGTAATTCTTGCAATAGAAGAATCAACAACATTACAAATACCATATATAAATGCTCCTTTTTCCTTAGCCAGTTTTAAAGCGGCCATAGTGTCTGCAGTTTCTCCTGACTGAGAAATTGCAATTACAACATCTTTATCGGTAATAATTGGGTTTCTATATCTGAATTCCGAAGCATATTCTACTTCAACCGGAATTCTCGCATATTCTTCAATTAAATATTCACCGATAAGACCAGCATGCCAAGAAGTACCGCAAGCAATAATGATGATTCTGTTTGCATTTTTAAATCTTTCAATATGGTCCCAGATTCCGGCCATTTTGATAATTCCTTCATCTACAAGAAGTCTCCCTCTCATTGTATCATGGACAGATTTTGGCTGTTCGAAAATTTCTTTCAACATAAAATGTTCGTAACCTCCTTTTTCAATCTGTTCCAAACTTAATTTAAGTTCCTGAATTTCAGGTTTAATTTTAGAATTATCATTAATAGTTCTTATGTCTACTCCATTTTCCAGAGAAATTGTAGCCATATGACCTTCTTCAAGATAAATAGCTTCCTTTGTGAATTCAACAAAAGGAGATGCGTCAGAAGCAATGAAATATTCGTTCTCACCAATACCGATTGCTAAAGGAGACCCTAATCTTCCCACCACTAATACCCCAGGAAAATCCTGATGCATCACAGTTATAGCATACGCACCATATACTTCATTAAGCGCATATCTTACTGCAGTAGGAAAATCCATTTCGGGATTTAAATCCATAAAATACTGAATAAGATTTACTAAAACTTCTGTATCGGTCTCCGATTTGAAGCTAAAACCTTTTTCAATAAGCATTGTTTTAATAGTATCATAGTTTTCAATAATCCCATTATGAACAAGAGCAATTTTATTATTATTTGAAAGGTGAGGGTGGGAATTTCTATCACTAGGAACACCATGTGTAGCCCAACGAGTATGCCCCATACCTATTTTAGCAGTACCTTTCAATGCTTCAGAGATCTTTACTAAATCATCTACTTTCCCTTTAGTTTTCTCAACTTCAAATTTATCATTCCCATCTTCTAAGACAATTCCAGCACTGTCATACCCTCTATATTCTAATCTTCTAAGACCGTTGATAACAATATCATACGCATCCTGAAATCCTGTATATCCTACTATTCCGCACATATTTTTCTCGTGTTTTTATATGTATTTTATTTTTTGCTGTGAACAACTAAAAGTTGTATTTTATTTTTATTAGACGGATCATTACCAATAAATACTGCTCTATCTGCCGAGAAAGCTCTGTTTGAATATTTGTATCCCGCATAAGATCCTGATGTTGTATTAATAAAACTTGCTAAGTCAATCTTAAAATATTTATTTGTATTATCAACACCAGTTTCAACAATATCCTTCAATGATTTTGTAATCGTAAAATCATAATATGCAGGATTCTTATCAATGTCATATATTTTATACGGAGAAAAATTTATAGATCCACTTAAGTTTAACAAATCTGTCGTAAAAGCTGTTGTCTCTTTTCCATTACTATCCACATCTTTTTGAACAATAGTAAAATCGATTGGCTTCGTATACTTATTATTGTAGTTCGCATAATTTATATTCCAAGATGGATCTGTATAGATTCTGATTCTAGCACCAATAATAGCTTTTTTATTATTTTGATAGAATTGTTTCAGTTCATTGATAGTTGCTGCCGGAATCTTAATACCTATTGAAGGTCCTCCCATTCCCTGAGTAAATAATCTAGCATCTCCATTTATTTTATCTCCAATAACAGAGTTATCAAACTGTGTCGATCTATTGTATTCATAGTGCCCAATATGTGCATTGGCCGATCCCATAGTAAACTTATAAGTTGTTTGAGGCCTCGTTGTTGTACCATTTTCCGTTTTATCATTTTTATAATACATGATCATCTCTATGTCATCCGGATTAAACTGAAACAGATATCCATCACTTTCAACAACAGAGAGTTTTATCCCCTTAAAATATCTAATAAAGTTAGAAGCATCTTTAAGATCCGAAGAACTGGCTTTATCCACAATTTTAGTCTGGAAAAAACCAGCACTTAAAGGAATTCTAATTCCCACCGCTGAAGATGTGTATAATGAGCTAGCATCAGAATCTTTTGTGATTGTTACTGAATTCACATTTCCATTAAATATTTTGCTTCCTAGTTCTAATGGAGCGTCATAGATGGTATTAGAATAAGCAATATCATTTTGTCCATTTAAAAAATCTCCAACTTCATTTACCTTAATTGTAAATTGTGGCACCGCTCCATTAATTTTAGCCTTTCCATATTTGTAAACAGGATAAGTATTTACCACTTTTTTAGCCGCAACATTTCCATCTGGATAAATATAATCTTCATTTGTCGTAGTGGTAAGTGAATCTGTAGCATACGTTGGTTTTACCACTAATACAACAGAGTCAACTACAGGATTTGCTCCAAAGTCCGGGCTATAAGACGGTAAACGTACTTGAGTGAAATAAGATGCTCTTTGCATTCCGAACTGACTTTCCGTAAAAGCACCTAATACAGCTTTTCTTGTAGAATTATAAACTTCATACATAGCAGATGCATCACTACGAATACTGTCATTGTTATCAATATTATAAGCAATGACATCACGAGAAGTTTCTTCTCCCTGAGCTGCATCATTTAAAAATAATTGTTCTCCCAAAGCATCTGTTTCAGGTTCACAATTGTATAATAATACACTTCCAAAAATCGCCATAAATAAAATGGCGAAAGTTCTTTTAATAGTATAAGTCATTAAAATGTGTTTTTTAATAAAGTTGATTGATAGAATCTACATCAAGATACTCAGATTTTGATGTACCAGTTTCATTAAAAGCCTTATCTAGTTCTTCGTTTAAGAATTCATCTCCTTTAACAATTGAATCTACATAGTTCATGCTTTCAATTACAACATTCTGAATGGTTGGATTTTCCAATGCCTTTAATCCTGAAATATTATCAAATTTAAGCTTATCTTCAATATTACCACTCAAAGCAGCATCTTTCTCATTGTATAAAGAAAGAACTATTTTAGCATCTTTAAAGTATGCATCAGTTTCGTAATATGTTTTAAGATAAATAGGAACAAAAGAAGACATCCATCCGTTTAAGTGAATAACATCCGGAACCCAGTTTAATTTTTTAATGGTTTCTATAACTCCTCTTGCAAAAAAGATTGCTCTCTCATCATTGTCATCGAAAGGATTTCCTTCATCATCAAAATAATATTGCTTTCTTTTAAAATATTCTTCATTATCTATAAAATACACCTGAAGTCTTTCTCCTGGAAGAGAAGCTACCTTAATGATAAGAGGCTGATCTAAATCATTGATAATAATATTCATTCCTGAAAGACGAATAACCTCATGAAGCTGAAACTTCCTTTCACTTATTTGTCCAAATCGTGGCATAAAAACTCTCACATCATTTCCTTCCTGGTGCATCTTAAGTGCCATTTTGTTTACCACTGTTGCTAAATTTGTATCTTCCTGATAAGGGTACATTTCTGTGGTAATGTACAGTATCTTTTGATTCGGCATAAACTTCTATCTAATTTTTGTAAAAATGCTTTAATGTGCAAAATTACAAAAAAACATCCAACATTATTTTAATTAACATTTTTTTACGATAATTCCCTTTTTCAGATTATCGAAAACAACAGTAATATATGATATTTTTAGTATTTTTGAAATACTATTATAGCGAACTATGGAAGTTTTAAAAAATAAGAAAACACTTCAGGATTTCATTGAAAGACAGAAGGAAATGGGAAAAAGAATAGGTTTTGCTCCAACAATGGGTGCGCTGCACAACGGGCACCTTTCCCTTTATGAAGAAGCAAGAAAAGAAAATGACCTTGTCATTTCTTCAATTTTTGTAAATCCCACTCAATTTAACAATCCTGAAGACCTTGAAAAATATCCACGAGATATAGACCGAGATATTTTGATCCTACAGAATTCAGGACTCATAGATGCTGTTTACATTCCTGAAGTATCTGATATTTATCCAGAAAAGACAGAAAGCCAACATTATGATTTCGACGGACTGGAAAACGAAATGGAAGGAAGATCCCGGCCAGGGCACTTTGACGGAGTCGGAACCGTTGTAGAAGAGCTTTTCAAACAAATACAGCCCGACAATGCTTATTTTGGCGAAAAAGACTTTCAACAGTTAGCCATTATCAAAAAATTGGTTGAAAAGAAAAAGCTTCCCATTAAAATAAAAGGAGTACCCATTTACAGAGCGAGTAATGGTTTAGCATTAAGCTCAAGAAATCAAAGACTGCACGAAGACAGAAAAGAAGCTGCAAAAATCATTTATGAAACATTAAAACAGGTAAATAACTGGTTCAAAGAAATAACAATATCCGAAATCAAAGAAAAGGTACAGGACATTTTTGATCATCAGCAAGGTATGAAACTTGAGTATTTTTTAATTGCAGATGAAGAAACTTTACAAGAAACGGATACTTTTCAAAAAGGGCGAAGCTTCAGAGCTTTTATAGTCGTTATTGTAGATGGTGTGAGGTTAATTGACAATATGCACCTCTCTTAAATATTATAATTTATTTCCAATATATGATAGGCATCACTTTTAGTGATGCTTTTTTATATCTTACTTAAACAATAGTTTACATTTATCAAATATAAAAAAAATCAAAGGCTTCTTACGAAGCCTTTGAAACACCAAATCACAAAATATTAATATGAAAAAAATTTACTTTTCAGTAAACTTGTGACCCGGCTGGGATTCGAACCCAGGACCCATACATTAAAAGTGTATTGCTCTACCAGCTGAGCTACCGAGTCGGTCACTTCATCTACAAATTACATTTCAAAATGCTTTTTGTTTTTTAGCGGTGCAAAGATACGATATTTTTTGTCTTTGCAAAATTTATTTTAAAAAATCAAAGGCTTCTTACGAAGCCTTTGAAACACCAAATCACAAAATATTAATATGAAAAAAATTTACTTTTCAGTAAACTTGTGACCCGGCTGGGATTCGAACCCAGGACCCATACATTAAAAGTGTATTGCTCTACCAGCTGAGCTACCGAGTCGGCCACAATTGTATGATAAATATAAAAATAATTCTAATAAATCACACCAATTATTTCAATTTTCTGCAGTGTGCCTGCGACTGGACTCGAACCAGCACATCCTTAGGAAACCACCCCCTCAAGATGGCGTGTCTACCAATTTCACCACGCAGGCAATAAATTACAAAATCAGTAATTTTCTTGCTAGTGACCCGGCTGGGATTCGAACCCAGGACCCATACATTAAAAGTGTATTGCTCTACCAGCTGAGCTACCGAGTCGGCCACTTTATTATCGATTAACACTATGATAATGTCCCTCGTTTTCAGTGGTGCAAAGATATGAGTTTTTTCTTTATCTCAAAACTTTTTCGCAAATTTGTTTAAAAAAAATTCATGATAATTTCACTTGTTGGATACATGGGAAGTGGCAAATCTCACATTTCCAAAATATTAAGCGAAAAACTCAATTTTAAATTAATTGATCTTGATAAAGAAATTTCCAGACGCAACAAATTAACAATTCCTGAAATCTTCGAAAAAAAGGGAGAAATCTACTTTAGAAAGCTGGAAAGAGAAACTTTGGAAGAGATACTGGCTTCACAGGAGAATGTGATTTTAAGCCTTGGTGGAGGAACTCCGGTTTACTATAATAATATGGAAATTATTAATCATAACTCGAAAAGTGTTTTTTTGAGAGCTTCTGTCGGGACTTTATCCGAAAGACTTCTGAAACAAAAAGAAAAACGTCCTTTGATTGCAAATATTTCTGATGAAAACCTTCCTGAGTTTATTGCTAAACATTTATTTGAAAGAAATGAATTTTACAATAAAGCGCAGGCCAGTGTAATTACGGATAACAGGACTCCTGAAGACATTGTGGATGAAATCATAGAAAAGCTCTATCTCTAGAGCTTTTTTTAATCTTCATTTTCAGAATCATCATCTCCGGTCTCACCAAAGAACTCATCCCAGTCTGTAAAATCTGTTGCAACATCATTTTCTACATAGTCATCCATATCACGTCGGTCTTTCTTCGTAGGCCTTCCCTCTCCTTTAATCCGGTAATAATCCTGAGACATTTTACGCATTTTTAATAGTTCATACTGCTCTTTATCTGTCACATCTTTTATATGTAAAGGCACTAATTTGGCCCCGATTCTACTTTTAGGAATCTGGATTACTTTAATTTTATAGTCAATCTGATTTTTACGGATCTTGATTACATCCCCTTCCTTCACCTCTTTAGAAGACTTCACTACCGACTCACCAATAGAAACTCTGTTTTTTTTAATCTCCTCAGTAGCAATGGTTCTGGTCTTATAAAAGCGAATGCTCCATAAAAATTTATCTATTCTCATATTTTTTTATACTTTTGTCGTTATATTATTTGTAAAGTAATTAAAAGTTTTTTTAATAATGAAAAAAATATTTTTATATATCCTTGCAGGCTCTCTTTGTTTTTCTGCTTGTAAAAAAGATGATGAAGTAGAAACTTTTGTAGAACCTGAAGACATTAATGTAAGAAATTCTTATGATCAGCAGGCTATTCAAAAATTTATGAATGACAATTACTTGGACAGTCAAGGAAATATAAAAGCATTCAGCAGTACAGACGCAAGTGATGATAATGAGAAAAAATTATCTGACCTAAGCCCTCAAACACTTCCTTCAGGTGTTATTTATATTGTAAGAAACGGAGCTCAGCCTTCACCAGGTGTTGCTATAGAGACAAACTCTAGTGCTAGTAATGCTACTCAAATCAAAACTATGATAAGAGCTAACTATTATATTGCCACAGATACTGACGGAAATATTAAGTTCTCAACAGCAGGTACCCTTTTAAACACTATTGACGGAAATGGTTCTCCACTCACTGACCCTATTTTTTATTATGTGAAAAAATCGGTTCTAGATGCTGCAACAACAGACGCCGCAAAACAAAGAAAATACTATGAAATCGAAGGTTTTCAAGAAGGCTTGAAACAATTCAATGGATTTGAAAACACAGCAAATGGAGCTCCATATAACTTGCAAGGTGTAATTATAGTACCTTCAAAAGCTGCATTTGCAAGAGATAGTAATTACTACGGGCTTCAAAATGCGTGTTTAGTATTTAACTTTCAAATCTACGATGCCAAAACAAGGCCCGCAGATCAACAATAAAAAAAGCGCTTCAAATTGAAGCGCTTTTTTATTATCTATTTTTCTAAACCCTTGCTTTTTGTTTTACATTTCCTAAAATATCCGGGAAATACAAGTCCGCTAAGTGATCAAATTCATCACCTCTCATAAACATGGTAGCATCAACTTCTTCATAAGAGTTTCTACCTGCCGCTGCAATCAGTTCATTACAGGTATGAAGGGTATTTTTATGGAAGTGATATACTCTTTCCGCTTTATCCGTTACATCAAGCCCTTTAATTAACATTTTATCCTGTGTAGCAACACCTGTCGGGCAATTATTGGAATTACATCTCAATGCCTGAATACAACCTAAAGAGAACATAAACCCTCTCGCATTATTACACATATCTGCACCCATGGCAAT encodes the following:
- the porN gene encoding type IX secretion system ring subunit PorN/GldN — translated: MKKYISSLLVLASGFAFSQTILNASSPEEFRQMRAENMRKVGDTVISNKVKPLEYGFVDDKDVLKSMFVWEIIDLNDKINQPFYYDNPDGLLSKNTRSLYQILLDAAMDGQIEEVYDDENFTTKLGKEALQKKLESVRMDEEAIDILNSGRQLTEDEKKRLIDHIRTTTDKVKVLKIMGMWFIDKRDGQMKYRPLGIAAMGPDPTSIGRLDAEGKLMEGANDLVDLFWVYYPKARDILANNYVFNRKNSAADLSFDDIINARRFSSIIYKSSSGLGDGTIKDYVPRNAEEQIEESDRIKGQILEMENELWNY
- the porK gene encoding T9SS ring complex lipoprotein PorK/GldK codes for the protein MKRIFLLLLSASVASVSCSGGGTSSVGKPGTKGELIPREKAKSFVAERPYGMVAIPAGSFIAGMADQDPTNSAEKAPLKTTTVSSFFMDEAETTNAEYRLFINYVRDSIARTLLAEAAGEGGDGKGKGASIGDYAYLAKKEDNLTPYQEYIEGQGGGNDGSYDASKKLDWKIPLHWNTSKYPDVEYAEVLESMYLPASSRIGNERILDVSKLKYTYQWGDTDAAIADNERGANYLKRESIAIYPDTTVWVKDFHFTYNEPLFEQYFWHKAYKDYPVVGVTWDQARAYCNFRTKLKSDYNESLKRRKQRPLIFRLPTEVEWEYAAKGGKENAAYPWGGPYLMDDRGCYLANFKPKRGNYMEDEKKGTYTYTAPVKKFKKNGFGLYDMAGNVAEWTESGYNNSSAVFTSTLNPSTKDKSDTRKSVRGGSWKDVGYMLMTGMRDWERKDSARSYIGFRTVQDIPEAAVKPRKINR
- the porM gene encoding type IX secretion system motor protein PorM/GldM — its product is MAKGKQTPRQKMINLMYLVFIAMMALNIDVEIIRSFYDSTISLNQTRNLTEQKNKDIFEKTLEAKAQQVPDTYAEPWAQYQILRDKIDGLVKEAEEVKTTLKKHSEFHDKDESGKDMDVSENFSALNNNEATTEYFFNGGDENSPSKKALALKAKIDDVRNYINNTFGRDQHLAKLVERANTSLIAEYPQGKSPNGKTWFQNKFYHQPLIAAISNLGIIQNDARNVQSDALALMLQEKVDASIKFTSYEAIVSAPTDIVAGNKAEAVVMLGNYSNSNKINISGVSRQENGKGFLPLNTGGLGEHKIGGVITLTDASGKAQPFTWTHTYNVIAGPQEVKLEKGLLLSADKMNVMYRGLENPVSGSILGADNAKLSLSASGGAIVKSTGNGKWNVTPQSGNVIQLTLSGREPSGKVVSQVFEYRIKGIPRPQGQIRGKAVNFMPATSIPNQIVTATLPDFDFPVSFTVNSFILKLPGRAGTMIQGSGLSSAEGLLRNLRPGDVVQIYDIQATATGLGNQRLKEISPVTINVQ
- the porL gene encoding type IX secretion system motor protein PorL/GldL, with protein sequence MFKTKDAWMNFFYSFGAAIVILGAWLKITHITLGPINGNIALTVGLITEAIIFIIFAFDPPKNEESYAWENVYPELLDKHANPNPLHSNVSTRNNNHIAELENSLSGKLDKMLQDAKLDVQLFDRLRAGIDKFSNSVDQINQTVDVSASTHKYNEQLNKAAQHMESMNALYAMQLESGKRQSEFANKYVEDMQKSAEQSAKFNQELQGLTSNLNNLNRVYGGMLTAMKS